Proteins encoded by one window of Bos javanicus breed banteng chromosome 22, ARS-OSU_banteng_1.0, whole genome shotgun sequence:
- the LOC133235662 gene encoding uncharacterized protein LOC133235662, whose amino-acid sequence MLARTCLIALSNWHIVGILQALFKRIWILTPDNFVASTLTHKGHRQPGPAGQQCAPARAAAAVSRSALFPAEPSAPARQPPPPRARLLWLLPAPSKRCLRLRLSARAREGGETRGREGRGALRNSQRGPAPRAAGSPRCAPLDPASPCARAACARVRSPSAGPWARRRRGEVVNVSPLGGLVRAQLGSREHGVKGRGFLLLRSYKCTKMDNFNIEVSSTPRVLFVPGKLFFPVKEMAE is encoded by the exons ATGCTTGCGAGAACCTGTCTTATTGCCCTCAGTaattggcacatagtaggcattttGCAAGCACTGTTCAAACGAATATGGATATTAACCCCTGACAACTTCGTCGCTAGTACCTTGACCCACAAAGG CCACCGACAGCCCGGGCCCGCCGGGCAGCAGTGCGCGCCCGCGCGAGCCGCCGCCGCAGTGTCCCGGTCCGCGCTGTTCCCAGCCGAGCCCTCGGCGCCCGCCCGACAGCCGCCGCCACCGCGCGCCaggctgctgtggctgctgccgGCGCCGAGCAAGCGCTGCCTGCGCCTCCGCCTTTCCGCGCGGGCGCGGGAAGGAGGGGAGACGCGCgggcgggaggggcggggagcgCTGCGGAACAGCCAACGAGGTCCCGCGCCTCGCGCCGCCGGCTCTCCCCGCTGCGCCCCGCTGGACCCCGCGTCGCCCTGCGCTCGGGCCGCGTGCGCCCGCGTGCGTTCGCCCTCCGCAGGGCCCTGGGCGAGGCGCCGGAGGGGGGAGGTGGTCAACGTGTCACCACTGGGTGGCCTCGTGCGCGCACAGTTGGGCTCCAGGGAGCACGGGGTTAAAGGTAGGGGGTTCCTGCTGCTTCGCTCCTACAAGTGCACAAAGATGGACAATTTTAATATTGAAGTCAGTAGTACACCAAGGGTTCTCTTTGTACCAG